TTCCGTTTATACATTTTCAGATGGGAAAAAAGTACACTCAGGCTGTATGGGCGATATTGGATGTACATCGTTTTTTCCCTCCAAAAATCTCGGTTGTTATGGGGATGGTGGAGCTATTTTTACCAATAACGATGAATTAGCTGCAAAAATGCGTGCCGTTGCAAATCACGGAATGGTAGTGCGTTATTACCACGATTTTGTTGGAGTAAATTCACGTTTAGACAGTATGCAGGCTGCTGTTTTAGATGTAAAATTAAAATATTTGGATGATTATATTGCAGCTCGTCAGCGTGCCGCTGCTTTTTATGATAATGCATTTGCCGATACTGCTAAAATAACAATTCCTGTTCGTACAAAACAATCCACACACGTCTTTCATCAATACACCGTTAAGCTAAACGGTGTGGGTAGAGAAACTTTGCAAAAGCAATTAGCTGAAAAAGGAATTCCGGCAATGATATATTATCCTGTTCCGCTCCATTTACAAAAAGCATATACTGATGCGAGATATAAAGAAGGAGATTTTCCCAATGCAGAAATGTTGTGCAATTGTGTACTATCACTGCCGATGCATACGGAATTGGACGAGGAACAATTGAAGTATATTACTGAAAATATTTTGGAATTAGTTAAATAGTTGATTAGTTGATTAGTTAAATGGTTAAATGGTTAAATAGTTAACTGGTAAATAGTAAAGAAATATGGCAAGTGGCTTTGAAGATTTGGAAGTTTGGAAAGAATGCAGGAAATATAGAATATCTATTTCTAAAATAGTTAAAACATTTCCTAATGAAGAAAAATATCGTTTAACTGACCAAATTATTCGCTCAAGTCGATCAATCACAGCGAATATAGCCGAAGGAGATGGACGTTTTCATTATCAAGAAAACACACAATTCTGTCGGCAGGCAAGAGGTTCATTGAAAGAAACTTTAGATCATTTGATATGTGCTTTTGATGAAGAATATATATCTGAAAATCAAATTAATGAGTTTAGAACACAATACGAAATTTGTTTGCGATTATTAAATGGTTATATTTCTTTTTTGCAAAAAAGAAAAAATGAGTCATAAACCAATACACTAATTAACTAATTAACCAATTAACCAATTAACCAATTAACCAATTAACCAATTAACCAAACTTATGAATTATTTTGCACATTCAACAGCGGTTATCGACGACAATTGTAATATTGGCGACGGAACAAAAATATGGCATTTTTCGCATATTATGAGCGGTTGTACTATTGGCGAGCAATGCAATATTGGACAAAATGTTGTAATTTCGCCACANGTGGTGCTTGGCAAAAATGTGAAAATTCAAAATAATGTTTCGGTGTATACAGGTGTAATTTGCGAAGACGATGTTTTTTTGGGTCCTTCTATGGTTTTTACCAACGTAATTAATCCTCGCAGTCACGTAAACCGCAAAAACGAATATGCACAAACTTTAGTGCGTAAAGGTGCAAGCATAGGTGCAAATGCAACTATTGTGTGCGGAAATGAAATTGGAGAATATGCTATGATTGGCGCCGGATCTGTAATAACTAAACCGGTAAAACCTTTTGCTTTAGTCGTGGGAAATCCTGCTCGTCAAATTGGTTGGGTAAGCAAAAACGGACATCGTTTGCATTTTGATAAAAAAGGAATAGCAATTTGTCCGGAAACGGGAGAGAAATACAAATTGGATAATGAACAATGTTCAATGAACAATGACCAATGCTATTCATAATATAGCTTTACTGTTTATTTAAATTTTGTAGCATGTTAGAGAAAGATAATGTAATTTTAAGTAAAACTTTTCAGTTTGCTTTGAATACAATTGATTTTGTTGAGATATTAACCGAGAAGCAAAAATTCGTAATAGCTAATCAACTGCTTAAATCAAGTTGTTCTATNGGTGCTAATGTCCGTGAGGCCCAACATGCTGAAAGTAAAACAGATTTTGTGCATAAAATGAAAATTGCAGCAAAAGAGGCGGAAGAAACAGAGTATTGGTTGTTATTATGTAAATTCTCTCAACATTATCCCACAAATGAAGAGTTGCTGAAAGATATTAAAAACATTCAAAAAATAATCACTAAAATAATATCTACCTCGAAAGATAATCTAAAAAACAACAAATAACCAATAATCCAAATATAATTGGAAATTGGGAATTGATAATTGGAAATTAATATGATAAAATTCGCAGTAATAGGGCAGGGGCATATAGGAAAACGCCATGCAGAAATGATTCGTCGTAATCCTGATTCAGAATTAGTGGCAGTTTGTGATGTTTTACCAAAAGAAAAATTGGGTTTGGAAAATATCAAAGAGCCGTTTTTTAATAGTTATGAAGAATTTTTAGATGCTAATCTGGATGTTGATGTGATCAATATCTGTACTCCAAATGGTTATCANGCNGATTATGCCATCAAGGCGCTGAAAACACGTAAACATGTGGTAATTGAAAAACCAATAGCTTTGACGAAAAAGGATGCTGAAAAAATNGTTTTCAAATCGCTTGAAATGTCACGAAATGTNTTNTGTGTNATGCAGAATCGTTATTCACCGCCTTCTGTTTGGTTGCGTGAAATTATGGATAATCGTACGTTAGGTAAAATTTTTATGGTGAAATTAGATTGCTATTGGAATCGTGACGACCGTTACTATAAAAAAGGAAATTGGCATGGTGACGCAAAACTGGATGGCGGAACATTATTTACCCAATTCTCTCATTTTATTGATATTATGTATTGGTTATTCGGAGACATTACCAATATTCGCGGAAATTTTGCCGATTTCAGCCATAAAGATTTAACNGATTTTGAAGATAGCGGAGTGGTTACTTTCGACTTTGTTAATGGAGGTATGGGATGTTTGAACTATTCAACATCTGTTTGGGACACAAATTTGGAAAGCAGCATTACCATTATTGGCGAAAAAGGAACCATCAAAGTTGCTGGACAATATATGAACGATGTAGTTTATTGTCACGTAAAAGATTATGAAATGCCTGAATTAGCGCCTTCTAATCCTCCTAACGATTATGGATTGTACAAAGGTTCAGCTCAAAACCACCATTATGTAATTGAAAATGTGGTAGAAAAACTCACAGATAAAGGAACAATCACTACCAATGTATTGGAAGGGTTGAAAGTGGTGGATATTATCGAACGTATTTATCAAGTACGTGATGCACAGTGGAAAAAATGAGCAATAAANNNNNNNNNNNNNNNNNNNNNNNNNNNNNNNNNNNNNNNNNNNNNNNNNNNNNNNNNNNNNNNNNNNNNNNNNNNNNNNNNNNNNNNNNNNNNNNNNNNNNNNNNNNNNNNNNNNNNNNNNNNNNNNNNNNNNNNNNNNNNNNNNNNNNNNNNNNNNNNNNNNNNNNNNNNNNNNNNNNNNNNNNNNNNNNNNNNNNNNNNNNNNNNNNNNNNNNNNNNNNNNNNNNNNNNNNNNNNNNNNNNNNNNNNNNNNNNNNNNNNNNNNNNNNNNNNNNNNNNNNNNNNNNNNNNNNNNNNNNNNNNNNNNNNNNNNNNNNNNNNNNNNNNNNNNNNNNNNNNNNNNNNNNNNNNNNNNNNNNNNNNNNNNNNNNNNNNNNNNNNNNNNNNNNNNNNNNNNNNNNNNNNNNNNNNNNNNNNNNNNNNNNNNNNNNNNNNNNNNNNNNNNNNNNNNNNNNNNNNNNNNNNNNNNNNNNNNNNNNNNNNNNNNNNNNNNNNNNNNNNNNNNNNNNNNNNNNNNNNNNNNNNNNNNNNNNNNNNNNNNNNNNNNNNNNNNNNNNNNNNNNNNNNNNNNNNNNNNNNNNNNNNNNNNNNNNNNNNNNNNNNNNNNNNNNNNNNNNNNNNNNNNNNNNNNNNNNNNNNNNNNNNNNNNNNNNNNNNNNNNNNNNNNNNNNNNNNNNNNNNNNNNNNNNNNNNNNNNNNNNNNNNNNNNNNNNNNNNNNNNNNNNNNNNNNNNNNNNNNNNNNNNNNNNNNNNNNNNNNNNNNNNNNNNNTTACGTCATTGTGTGAATTCCATTTCAATGAATTTTGTGCCGGATAAAACAGCAACAACGGAAGTCGCTTATTTTGCCTCCGGATGTTTTTGGGGTACAGAATATCATTTTATGAAAGCAAAAGGAGTGCGTGCTACTACTGTGGGTTATATGGGCGGACATACAATGAATCCCACATACAAAGAAGTTTGCACAGGTACAACGGGACACGTAGAAACAACCGAAGTACTTTTTGATACAACTCAAACAACTTAT
The genomic region above belongs to uncultured Paludibacter sp. and contains:
- a CDS encoding Oxidoreductase domain protein, translated to MIKFAVIGQGHIGKRHAEMIRRNPDSELVAVCDVLPKEKLGLENIKEPFFNSYEEFLDANLDVDVINICTPNGYXADYAIKALKTRKHVVIEKPIALTKKDAEKXVFKSLEMSRNVXCVMQNRYSPPSVWLREIMDNRTLGKIFMVKLDCYWNRDDRYYKKGNWHGDAKLDGGTLFTQFSHFIDIMYWLFGDITNIRGNFADFSHKDLTDFEDSGVVTFDFVNGGMGCLNYSTSVWDTNLESSITIIGEKGTIKVAGQYMNDVVYCHVKDYEMPELAPSNPPNDYGLYKGSAQNHHYVIENVVEKLTDKGTITTNVLEGLKVVDIIERIYQVRDAQWKK
- a CDS encoding conserved hypothetical protein (Evidence 4 : Unknown function but conserved in other organisms), with the protein product MASGFEDLEVWKECRKYRISISKIVKTFPNEEKYRLTDQIIRSSRSITANIAEGDGRFHYQENTQFCRQARGSLKETLDHLICAFDEEYISENQINEFRTQYEICLRLLNGYISFLQKRKNES
- the degT gene encoding Pleiotropic regulatory protein, with the protein product MRLNFYWKKNNLYLKSPNTKITTMKPIQMVDLKSQYEKIKTEINAGIQEVIDSAAFIKGGKVNVFQKNLEKYLGVKHVIPVGNGTDALQIALMALDLKPGDEVITPTFTFIATAEVVALLGLTPVVVDVEPDTFNISIKSLRKAITPKTKAIVPVHLFGQNADMEEILEIAKEHHLAVIEDACQSIGSVYTFSDGKKVHSGCMGDIGCTSFFPSKNLGCYGDGGAIFTNNDELAAKMRAVANHGMVVRYYHDFVGVNSRLDSMQAAVLDVKLKYLDDYIAARQRAAAFYDNAFADTAKITIPVRTKQSTHVFHQYTVKLNGVGRETLQKQLAEKGIPAMIYYPVPLHLQKAYTDARYKEGDFPNAEMLCNCVLSLPMHTELDEEQLKYITENILELVK
- the wbpD gene encoding UDP-2-acetamido-3-amino-2, 3-dideoxy-D-glucuronate N-acetyltransferase yields the protein MNYFAHSTAVIDDNCNIGDGTKIWHFSHIMSGCTIGEQCNIGQNVVISPXVVLGKNVKIQNNVSVYTGVICEDDVFLGPSMVFTNVINPRSHVNRKNEYAQTLVRKGASIGANATIVCGNEIGEYAMIGAGSVITKPVKPFALVVGNPARQIGWVSKNGHRLHFDKKGIAICPETGEKYKLDNEQCSMNNDQCYS
- a CDS encoding conserved hypothetical protein (Evidence 4 : Unknown function but conserved in other organisms), with protein sequence MLEKDNVILSKTFQFALNTIDFVEILTEKQKFVIANQLLKSSCSXGANVREAQHAESKTDFVHKMKIAAKEAEETEYWLLLCKFSQHYPTNEELLKDIKNIQKIITKIISTSKDNLKNNK